The following are encoded in a window of Falco biarmicus isolate bFalBia1 chromosome 8, bFalBia1.pri, whole genome shotgun sequence genomic DNA:
- the THOC3 gene encoding THO complex subunit 3 yields the protein MALSPYVQAMQELFRANTRSREFPAHGAKVHSVAWSCCGRRLASGSFDKTASVFLLEKDRLVKENNYRGHGDSVDQLCWHPSNPDLFVTASGDKTIRIWDVRTTKCIATVNTKGENINICWSPDGQTIAVGNKDDVVTFIDAKTHRSKAEEQFKFEVNEISWNNDNNMFFLTNGNGCINILSYPELKPIQSINAHPSNCICIKFDPMGKYFATGSADALVSLWDVDELVCVRCFSRLDWPVRTLSFSHDGKMLASASEDHFIDIAEVETGEKLWEVQCESPTFTVAWHPKRPLLAFACDDKDGKYDSSREAGTVKLFGLPNDS from the exons ATGGCGCTGTCGCCCTACGTGCAGGCCATGCAGGAGCTGTTCCGCGCCAACACGCGGAGCCGCGAGTTCCCGGCGCACGGCGCCAAGGTGCACTCGGTGGCCTGGAGCTGCTGCGGCCGCCGCCTCGCCTCCGGCTCCTTCGACAAGACCGCCAGCGTCTTCCTGCTGGAGAAGGACCGGCTG GTGAAGGAGAACAACTACCGAGGTCACGGGGACAGCGTGGATCAGCTCTGCTGGCATCCCAGCAACCCTGACCTCTTCGTCACAGCATCCGGGGACAAAACTATCCGCATCTGGGATGTCCGCACCACCAAGTGCATTGCCACTGTCAATACCAAAG GGGAGAACATCAACATCTGTTGGAGCCCTGATGGACAGACCATTGCAGTGGGGAACAAGGATGATGTGGTAACTTTCATTGATGCCAAGACGCATCGCTCCAAAGCTGAGGAACAGTTCAAGTTTGAGGTGAATGAGATCTCCTGGAACAATGATAATAACATGTTCTTCCTCACTAACGGGAATGGCTGCATCAACATTCTCAG CTACCCAGAGCTGAAACCTATTCAGTCCATCAACGCCCATCCTTCAAACTGCATCTGCATCAAGTTTGATCCCATGGGGAAGTACTTTGCTACGGGCAGTGCTGACGCGTTAGTCAGCCTCTGGGATGTGGATGAACTGGTGTGTGTGAGGTGCTTCTCGAG GCTTGACTGGCCTGTGCGGACACTGAGCTTTAGCCATGATGGCAAGATGCTGGCATCGGCATCAGAAGATCACTTCATTGACATTGCAGAGGTGGAGACAG GAGAGAAGCTCTGGGAGGTGCAGTGTGAGTCCCCCACCTTCACAGTGGCCTGGCACCCGAAGAGGCCGCTGCTGGCCTTCGCCTGTGACGACAAAGATGGCAAATACGACAGCAGCCGGGAGGCAGGCACCGTCAAGCTCTTTGGGCTCCCCAATGACTCCTAA